A stretch of DNA from Paenibacillus albus:
TAGGCGTTTTGATCCATTGGGCCATTTTCAATTTAAATCCCTCCAATCCTCTTGATTCGTGAATTCGACGTGAGGATCAAGCCTTGCAAACCAGCGTCCGCGATTAATGCTATCCCCTCTTCACCACCTATCGCAAACGCGGCGGTAGAAAAAGCATCAGCCATCATGGCGTAAGGAGCGATAACCGTACAGCTAACCCATTCGTTCGGTGACTTTCCTGTCGCGGGGCGAACAATATGATGCTCACCTTCATCCCCTTCGCTTCTTCTCTCATAGCTTCCAGAAGTGCACACTGCGGCGTCAGAAATGGAGAGCGACTCCAGGATACCGTTTGCAATATTCGGTTCGCGGATACCGATCGTCCACTTATCGCCTTGTTCGTTTGTACCACCCGCATACAAGTCGCCTCCAGCGTTCACGACGAATCCGGCACAGCCGCTGAGCTCTCTAGCCGCCAAGTCTGTGGCAAAGCCTTTGGCAGTGGCCCCTAAATCCAGAATGAGTGGTTTATGCAAGCATAAGGTACGATTCGCTTCACTCAGCTCAATGTCCCGGTAAGTGGCAGAGCCGTCGACATTGCTGTTCATCCTTTCACCTG
This window harbors:
- a CDS encoding FAD:protein FMN transferase; this encodes MKKAKLFMDTIVQIEAHSGNEMSDDELDSCINKAFDAFRLVERACSRFSPDSELMQACRRIGEATAISPYLFEPLKFALEMAEWTDGSFDPAIGQLLESKGFNRHYLTGERMNSNVDGSATYRDIELSEANRTLCLHKPLILDLGATAKGFATDLAARELSGCAGFVVNAGGDLYAGGTNEQGDKWTIGIREPNIANGILESLSISDAAVCTSGSYERRSEGDEGEHHIVRPATGKSPNEWVSCTVIAPYAMMADAFSTAAFAIGGEEGIALIADAGLQGLILTSNSRIKRIGGI